One stretch of Passer domesticus isolate bPasDom1 chromosome 2, bPasDom1.hap1, whole genome shotgun sequence DNA includes these proteins:
- the PAXBP1 gene encoding PAX3- and PAX7-binding protein 1 isoform X1 codes for MFRKARRVNVRKRNDSEEEDEERDEEPPQEPAPAAAAAGEGPSEACVPAAPGAGLLPLPAGCVPLALPGSPAAFACAASYGAALGLGLGLMGGERAGLGALPAPAALRPPPPPPQPQPQQGNGLPAAGRPKEKKRSKENKEVPRASLLSFQDEEEETEEVFKVKKSSYSKKIVKQLKKEYKEDLEKSKVRTEVNSPTDVEAPLEKIGQNKDVGQEDGTANSEHGEEEMEVESEKEEEKPKAGGAFSSALSSLNVLRPGEIPDAAFIHAARKKRQMARELGDFTPVDSEPGKSRLVREDENDASDDEDDDEKRRIVFTVKEKSQRQKIAEEIGIEGSDDEALVAGEQDEELSRWEQEQIRKGINIPQVQPSQPAEVNNVYYQNTYQTLSYGSSYGIPYTYAAYGSSETKAQKTDNTVPFKTPSNEMTPVTIDLVKKQLKDRLDSMKEMHKANRQQYEKHQQSQEDSTKAIERLEGSSGGIGERYKFLQEMRGYVQDLLECFSEKVPLINELESAMHQLYKQRASRLVQRRQDDIKDESSEFSSHSSKALMAPNLDSFGRDRVIYQEQVKRRTAEREARRARRRQAREQTGKMADHLEGLSSDDEETSTDITNFNLERDRILKESSKVFEDVLESFYSIDCIKSQFEAWRSKYFASYKDAYIGLCLPKLFNPLIRLQLLTWTPLEGKCRDFETMLWFESLLFYGCEEQEQVKDDADISLLPTIVERVVLPKLTVISENIWDPFSTTQTSRMVAIVQKLIDGYPSVVNAENKNTQMLLKALLLRMRRTLDDDVFMPLYPKNILENKNSGPYLFFQRQFWSSVKLLGNFLQWYGILSNKTLQELSIDGLLNRYILMAFQNSEYGEDSIKKAQSVIACFPKQWFTNLTGDKTISQLENFCRYLVHLADTIYRNSIGCSDVEKRNAREHIKQIIKLLASIRALDHAVTVANDHNVKEFKILIEGK; via the exons ATGTTCCGCAAGGCGCGGAGGGTGAACGTGCGGAAGCGGAACGActcggaggaggaggatgaggagcgCGACGAGGAGCCGCCTCAGGAGCCGGcgccggcggccgcggcggcgggggAAGGGCCCAGCGAGGCCTGCGTGCCGGCGGCGCCGGGCGCCGGGCTcctgccgctgcccgccggcTGCGTGCCCCtcgccctgcccggcagccccgcGGCCTTCGCCTGCGCCGCCAGCTACGGAGCGGCTCTCGGCTTGGGGCTGGGCTTGATGGGGGGCGAGCGGGCAGGCCTGGGGGctctgcccgcgcccgctgcgcTGCGGCccccgccgccaccgccgcagccccagccccagcagggcaaTGGGCTGCCGGCGGCCGGGCGCCCCAAGGAGAAGAAGCGGTCGAAGGAGAACAAAGAGGTGCCGAGGGCCAGCCTGCTCAGCTTCCAGGACGAGGAGGAGG aaacagaagaagtTTTCAAAGTGAAGAAATCAAGTTACAGCAAAAAGATTGTAAAACAGTTGAAGAAAGAATACAAAGAAGATCTGGAAAAATCAAAAGTTAGAACAGAGGTCAATTCTCCAACAGATG TTGAAGCACCACTAGAAAAAATAGGACAGAATAAAGATGTAGGCCAAGAAGATGGGACTGCAAACAGTGAGCATGGTGAAGAAGAAATGGAAGTTGAAAgtgagaaggaagaagaaaaaccaaaagctGGTGGTGCTTTTTCAAGTGCTCTGTCATCACTGAATGTTCTCCGCCCAG GAGAAATTCCAGATGCTGCTTTTATCCATGCCGCTAGGAAAAAGCGTCAAATGGCTCGTGAACTTGGAGACTTTACCCCCGTTGACAGTGAACCAGGTAAAAGCCGCCTTGTTCGAGAAGATGAAAATGATGCCagtgatgatgaagatgatgacgAGAAGAGGAGGATAGTTTTTACAGTGAAGGAAAAATCCCAAAGGCAAAAGATTGCTGAGGAAATAG GTATTGAGGGAAGCGATGATGAAGCACTAGTGGCAGGGGAGCAAGATGAAGAACTCAGTAGATGGGAGCAAGAGCAGATACGAAAAGGGATCAACATACCCCAG GTTCAACCAAGTCAGCCTGCAGAAGTGAATAATGTGTACTACCAGAACACTTACCAGACACTGTCTTATGGTTCTTCATATGGCATTCCATACACCTATGCTGCGTATGGATCATCAGAAACCAAGGCTCAAAAAACAGATAATACAGTTCCTTTCAAAACTCCCAGTAATGAGATGACTCCTGTTACTATTGATTTGGTAAAGAAACAGCTTAAAGACAG GTTGGACTCTATGAAAGAAATGCACAAAGCTAATCGGCAGCAATACGAGAAACATCAGCAAAGCCAAGAGGACTCTACCAAGGCAATTGAAAGATTAGAAGGGTCTTCTGGGGGTATTGGTGAACGGTATAAGTTTTTGCAAGAAATGCGAGGGTATGTCCAAGACTTGCTTGAGTGTTTCAGTGAAAAG GTGCCTCTGATTAACGAGCTTGAGTCTGCAATGCACCAGCTGTACAAACAGCGAGCTTCCCGCCTTGTCCAAAGACGACAAGATGATATTAAAGATGAATCTTCGGAGTTTTCAAGCCATTCAA GTAAAGCACTGATGGCTCCAAATCTTGATTCTTTTGGGCGAGACAGAGTGATCTATCAAGAACAAGTGAAGCGTCGGACTGCAGAAAGAGAGGCTAGGAG AGCTCGCCGCAGACAAGCCAGAGAGCAGACTGGGAAGATGGCAGATCACCTTGAAGGCCTTTCCAGTGATGACGAGGAAACTTCAACAGATATCACAAACTTCAACTTGGAGCGAG ATCGCATATTGAAAGAATCCAGCAAAGTTTTCGAAGatgttttggaaagtttttacTCCATTGATTGCATTAAGTCACAGTTTGAAGCTTGGCGCTCCAAGTACTTTGCTTCTTATAAGGATGCTTATATTGGCCTCTGTTTACCAAAGCTGTTTAACCCTTTAATCAGACTTCAGCTGCTTACCTGGACTCCTTTGGAG ggCAAGTGTCGAGATTTTGAAACAATGTTGTGGTTTGAGTCATTGCTGTTCTATGGCTGTgaagagcaggagcaggtgaAAGATGATGCTGATATTTCACTGTTGCCTACCATTGTAGAGAGAGTTGTTCTTCCTAAATTAACAG taatttctgaaaatatctGGGATCCCTTTTCTACCACACAGACATCTAGAATGGTAGCAATTGTACAGAAACTAATAGATGGCTATCCCTCAGTGGTgaatgcagaaaacaaaaatacacaA ATGCTTTTAAAGGCCTTGTTGCTAAGAATGAGGAGAACACTAGATGATGATGTATTCATGCCCTTGTATCCAAAAAA CATCTTAGAAAACAAGAACTCTGGTCCATATTTGTTTTTCCAACGTCAGTTTTGGTCCTCTGTTAAG TTATTGGGAAACTTTCTCCAGTGGTATGGAATCCTCTCAAACAAAACTCTGCAGGAGCTGTCCATAGATGGGTTGCTAAATAGATACATTCTTATGGCTTTTCAAAACTCAGAGTATGGAGAGGACAGCATTAAGAAAGCTCAAAGT GTAATTGCTTGCTTCCCTAAGCAGTGGTTCACTAATCTAACGGGAGACAAGACCATTTCTCAGCTAGAAAACTTCTGTAGATACCTTGTTCACCTGGCTGATACAATTTACAGAAACAGCATTGGTTGCTCTGATGTAGAGAAGAGAAATGCCAG GGAGCACATCAAGCAGATCATAAAGCTTCTAGCAAGTATCCGAGCTCTGGATCATGCTGTTACTGTTGCAAATGATCACAACGTAAAAGAGTTCAAGATTCTAATAGAAGGAAAATAG
- the PAXBP1 gene encoding PAX3- and PAX7-binding protein 1 isoform X2, with translation MFRKARRVNVRKRNDSEEEDEERDEEPPQEPAPAAAAAGEGPSEACVPAAPGAGLLPLPAGCVPLALPGSPAAFACAASYGAALGLGLGLMGGERAGLGALPAPAALRPPPPPPQPQPQQGNGLPAAGRPKEKKRSKENKEVPRASLLSFQDEEEETEEVFKVKKSSYSKKIVKQLKKEYKEDLEKSKVRTEVNSPTDVEAPLEKIGQNKDVGQEDGTANSEHGEEEMEVESEKEEEKPKAGGAFSSALSSLNVLRPGEIPDAAFIHAARKKRQMARELGDFTPVDSEPGIEGSDDEALVAGEQDEELSRWEQEQIRKGINIPQVQPSQPAEVNNVYYQNTYQTLSYGSSYGIPYTYAAYGSSETKAQKTDNTVPFKTPSNEMTPVTIDLVKKQLKDRLDSMKEMHKANRQQYEKHQQSQEDSTKAIERLEGSSGGIGERYKFLQEMRGYVQDLLECFSEKVPLINELESAMHQLYKQRASRLVQRRQDDIKDESSEFSSHSSKALMAPNLDSFGRDRVIYQEQVKRRTAEREARRARRRQAREQTGKMADHLEGLSSDDEETSTDITNFNLERDRILKESSKVFEDVLESFYSIDCIKSQFEAWRSKYFASYKDAYIGLCLPKLFNPLIRLQLLTWTPLEGKCRDFETMLWFESLLFYGCEEQEQVKDDADISLLPTIVERVVLPKLTVISENIWDPFSTTQTSRMVAIVQKLIDGYPSVVNAENKNTQMLLKALLLRMRRTLDDDVFMPLYPKNILENKNSGPYLFFQRQFWSSVKLLGNFLQWYGILSNKTLQELSIDGLLNRYILMAFQNSEYGEDSIKKAQSVIACFPKQWFTNLTGDKTISQLENFCRYLVHLADTIYRNSIGCSDVEKRNAREHIKQIIKLLASIRALDHAVTVANDHNVKEFKILIEGK, from the exons ATGTTCCGCAAGGCGCGGAGGGTGAACGTGCGGAAGCGGAACGActcggaggaggaggatgaggagcgCGACGAGGAGCCGCCTCAGGAGCCGGcgccggcggccgcggcggcgggggAAGGGCCCAGCGAGGCCTGCGTGCCGGCGGCGCCGGGCGCCGGGCTcctgccgctgcccgccggcTGCGTGCCCCtcgccctgcccggcagccccgcGGCCTTCGCCTGCGCCGCCAGCTACGGAGCGGCTCTCGGCTTGGGGCTGGGCTTGATGGGGGGCGAGCGGGCAGGCCTGGGGGctctgcccgcgcccgctgcgcTGCGGCccccgccgccaccgccgcagccccagccccagcagggcaaTGGGCTGCCGGCGGCCGGGCGCCCCAAGGAGAAGAAGCGGTCGAAGGAGAACAAAGAGGTGCCGAGGGCCAGCCTGCTCAGCTTCCAGGACGAGGAGGAGG aaacagaagaagtTTTCAAAGTGAAGAAATCAAGTTACAGCAAAAAGATTGTAAAACAGTTGAAGAAAGAATACAAAGAAGATCTGGAAAAATCAAAAGTTAGAACAGAGGTCAATTCTCCAACAGATG TTGAAGCACCACTAGAAAAAATAGGACAGAATAAAGATGTAGGCCAAGAAGATGGGACTGCAAACAGTGAGCATGGTGAAGAAGAAATGGAAGTTGAAAgtgagaaggaagaagaaaaaccaaaagctGGTGGTGCTTTTTCAAGTGCTCTGTCATCACTGAATGTTCTCCGCCCAG GAGAAATTCCAGATGCTGCTTTTATCCATGCCGCTAGGAAAAAGCGTCAAATGGCTCGTGAACTTGGAGACTTTACCCCCGTTGACAGTGAACCAG GTATTGAGGGAAGCGATGATGAAGCACTAGTGGCAGGGGAGCAAGATGAAGAACTCAGTAGATGGGAGCAAGAGCAGATACGAAAAGGGATCAACATACCCCAG GTTCAACCAAGTCAGCCTGCAGAAGTGAATAATGTGTACTACCAGAACACTTACCAGACACTGTCTTATGGTTCTTCATATGGCATTCCATACACCTATGCTGCGTATGGATCATCAGAAACCAAGGCTCAAAAAACAGATAATACAGTTCCTTTCAAAACTCCCAGTAATGAGATGACTCCTGTTACTATTGATTTGGTAAAGAAACAGCTTAAAGACAG GTTGGACTCTATGAAAGAAATGCACAAAGCTAATCGGCAGCAATACGAGAAACATCAGCAAAGCCAAGAGGACTCTACCAAGGCAATTGAAAGATTAGAAGGGTCTTCTGGGGGTATTGGTGAACGGTATAAGTTTTTGCAAGAAATGCGAGGGTATGTCCAAGACTTGCTTGAGTGTTTCAGTGAAAAG GTGCCTCTGATTAACGAGCTTGAGTCTGCAATGCACCAGCTGTACAAACAGCGAGCTTCCCGCCTTGTCCAAAGACGACAAGATGATATTAAAGATGAATCTTCGGAGTTTTCAAGCCATTCAA GTAAAGCACTGATGGCTCCAAATCTTGATTCTTTTGGGCGAGACAGAGTGATCTATCAAGAACAAGTGAAGCGTCGGACTGCAGAAAGAGAGGCTAGGAG AGCTCGCCGCAGACAAGCCAGAGAGCAGACTGGGAAGATGGCAGATCACCTTGAAGGCCTTTCCAGTGATGACGAGGAAACTTCAACAGATATCACAAACTTCAACTTGGAGCGAG ATCGCATATTGAAAGAATCCAGCAAAGTTTTCGAAGatgttttggaaagtttttacTCCATTGATTGCATTAAGTCACAGTTTGAAGCTTGGCGCTCCAAGTACTTTGCTTCTTATAAGGATGCTTATATTGGCCTCTGTTTACCAAAGCTGTTTAACCCTTTAATCAGACTTCAGCTGCTTACCTGGACTCCTTTGGAG ggCAAGTGTCGAGATTTTGAAACAATGTTGTGGTTTGAGTCATTGCTGTTCTATGGCTGTgaagagcaggagcaggtgaAAGATGATGCTGATATTTCACTGTTGCCTACCATTGTAGAGAGAGTTGTTCTTCCTAAATTAACAG taatttctgaaaatatctGGGATCCCTTTTCTACCACACAGACATCTAGAATGGTAGCAATTGTACAGAAACTAATAGATGGCTATCCCTCAGTGGTgaatgcagaaaacaaaaatacacaA ATGCTTTTAAAGGCCTTGTTGCTAAGAATGAGGAGAACACTAGATGATGATGTATTCATGCCCTTGTATCCAAAAAA CATCTTAGAAAACAAGAACTCTGGTCCATATTTGTTTTTCCAACGTCAGTTTTGGTCCTCTGTTAAG TTATTGGGAAACTTTCTCCAGTGGTATGGAATCCTCTCAAACAAAACTCTGCAGGAGCTGTCCATAGATGGGTTGCTAAATAGATACATTCTTATGGCTTTTCAAAACTCAGAGTATGGAGAGGACAGCATTAAGAAAGCTCAAAGT GTAATTGCTTGCTTCCCTAAGCAGTGGTTCACTAATCTAACGGGAGACAAGACCATTTCTCAGCTAGAAAACTTCTGTAGATACCTTGTTCACCTGGCTGATACAATTTACAGAAACAGCATTGGTTGCTCTGATGTAGAGAAGAGAAATGCCAG GGAGCACATCAAGCAGATCATAAAGCTTCTAGCAAGTATCCGAGCTCTGGATCATGCTGTTACTGTTGCAAATGATCACAACGTAAAAGAGTTCAAGATTCTAATAGAAGGAAAATAG